One window from the genome of Hyperolius riggenbachi isolate aHypRig1 chromosome 6, aHypRig1.pri, whole genome shotgun sequence encodes:
- the LOC137523034 gene encoding trypsin-3-like, which yields MTRIIGGYIVTPYSARYLVSLKRNTGVHFCGGSLISRFWVLSAAHCKIEQKQMMIVAGEYSLSTFEGTEQIFRPVRLVAHPEYCASSKNADIMLIKLNRPATYNSFVSIVPLPSQGMSPSEGRLCQVSGWGYTTAISGKTSDTLRSVKIPIVSAWRCNSSASYSGHITSNMICAGFHNGGKDACQGDSGGPLVCDGRVFGIVSWGHSCANPKYPGVYTAVPNFQKWIYRTIFSGEFHNFP from the exons ATGACGAGGATTATCGGGGGCTACATAGTGACGCCGTACTCCGCGCGCTACCTGGTCTCCCTGAAGAGGAACACCGGGGTCCACTTCTGTGGGGGATCCCTGATCAGCCGGTTCTGGGTCCTCTCTGCTGCCCACTGCAAGATCGA gcagaagcagatgatgataGTGGCTGGGGAGTATTCACTGTCCACCTTTGAAGGAACAGAACAGATCTTCCGTCCGGTACGGCTGGTCGCCCACCCCGAATACTGCGCCTCCTCCAAGAACGCCGACATCATGCTGATAAAG CTGAACCGCCCAGCCACGTATAACTCCTTTGTGTCGATAGTGCCCCTCCCATCTCAGGGGATGTCGCCCAGCGAGGGGCGCCTGTGTCAGGTCTCTGGGTGGGGCTACACCACAGCTATCAGCGGGAAGACCTCCGACACCCTGCGCAGCGTGAAGATACCCATAGTCTCCGCCTGGCGGTGTAACAGCTCCGCCTCCTACTCCGGACACATCACCAGCAACATGATCTGCGCTGGATTCCACAATGGGGGGAAAGACGCCTGTCAG GGGGACTCCGGGGGACCCCTGGTGTGTGACGGCAGAGTCTTCGGCATTGTCTCCTGGGGCCACAGCTGCGCCAACCCCAAATATCCCGGAGTGTACACGGCCGTGCCCAATTTCCAGAAGTGGATATACAGGACAATCTTCTCCGGAGAATTCCACAACTTCCCCTGA